GATGGTTGCGGGCAAGGTTGCGGTGATCTGCGGATATGGCGATGTGGGCAAGGGCTCGTCGCACTCGCTGCGCGGCATGGGCGCTCGCGTTATCGTCACCGAGGTCGACCCGATCAATGCGCTACAGGCTGCTATGGAGGGATTCGAGGTCACGACGATTGAAGAGACGTTGGGACGCGGCGATATCTATGTCACCTGCACCGGAAATCTGGACATCATTACTCTTGAGCACATGAAGCTGATGAAGGATCAGGCTATCGTTTGCAACATCGGCCACTTCGACAACGAGATCCAGATGGATCTGCTGAATCAAGAACCTGGCGTAACGAAGCTCAACATCAAGCCGCAGGTGGATCAATACACCTTCCCCGATGGTCACAGCATCTTTGTGCTCGCCGAAGGACGGCTAGTGAATCTGGGCTGCGCGACGGGTCATCCGAGCTTCGTGATGAGCAACAGCTTTGCCAACCAGACGCTGGCGCAGCTTGATCTCTGGGCGAACAAGGACACGTACAAGGTCGGTGTTTACGTGCTGCCGAAGAAGCTGGATGAAGAGGTTGCGCGGCTGCATCTGGAGAAGATCGGCGTGAAGCTGACGACGCTCACTGCGAAGCAGGCTGATTATCTGGGCGTGCCGGTCGAAGGGCCGTTCAAGCCGGATCATTACCGCTACTAGATTTCCCTTCGGTGTCCAGGGAAGCTGGCTTCCCTGGACACCGAATTTATTGGCGCTTGCGCCTGACGAACCGCTTGTACGCCCTCCATGTGAAGTTATGCAGCAGGCGGGTTTGTTCTGACTTCAGCGCCTCGTAAGACCGCTTCACATAGCCGTCGAACTCAGGCGGCCAGCCGATAGTCGACCGGCGCTCGCTGAAGTCCCCTTCCGCCCACTTTGCCAATACTGCTTTGTAGCCCACAACGTGCGTCACGAACTCAAGCAGACAGTGCGGCATCTGCTCCTCAATGATCAGATAGGCTTTTTCAATGATGATCTTCTCGCGCACGTCATTGAGCGGCATGAAGATCGTCGTCATCCACAAAACCCACTCCTTCAACTCCTCATCCTGGACGGGGTGAGTCTGAGTCTTGCCTTGTTTCTTCAGCAGCGATTTGCAGGCGATGTGTCCGGCTTGCGAGGCCACATACAGAGGGCCATAAAATTCATTCAGCCGCTTGTTCACCAGGCGCAGCTTATCCCGGCGACGCGCCAACATTCTGGCGCTCATAAATGTCGCCATATAGCCTGCAAACGCGAGAACTACAGTGAGGATTGTCGCGTTTTGCCAGGACCCCGAAACTGAGAACAAAGTTGGATCCATTGCCTGCACCGTCGATGAGTATACGACCCGGGTCGAGGTGCAGGCAGTGATCGCCGTCGCATCAATGGCCGTCGGGAGCCGGGACCATCACAGCGTTCGAGTCTACCTTGGGGATGCCGAAGTGGCCGCTGAGATGAATCAGGTCCAGCGGGCGCAGGTCACCTGCAACCTGGATCACGTTCACGTCGCGCGAGCCACGTGCCAGTACAGCAATGCCGTCGATATCAGCGCCCGTGAAATGCAGCCAGAGATCGGTGGCTGTGCCGTGGTGCTCAGCGGAACCGGGTGGAGGCTCGTGCGCATCGACCAAATGCTTCCAGCCAGCGGCGTGGTACGCCGCGACGAGCGAGGCCATCGCGTCCGGGGCGTAGGTTGCCGGGTGCGGATACCGATAAAGGTCGTAGGAGATGCTGGTGAGCGCGGCGGCAGCACGATCCGGCGGCATTCCACCCGACTGAAGAAGGGCGCGCGCGGCCTGCAGCATCGACCGGTCAAAGACCAGGCCTGTGTGAGATGCGGGCTCGTCCGCGAGATTTCCGACAAACTGCCGGATGTCGGGAGATGTTGCTGCGGGAGACTGGCCGGAAAGCTGGACACCAAGAAACGCGGTCATCAGGACTAGAGCGCCGGGGAAAACGCGCAAAGTCGATCTCATAGAAAACTCCTGCCCGGTTAGACACCGATTTCCGGCAGGAGTTCCTTTCCGGTCTCCGCGACAGAGCAAAATTCTACTTGCCACGTCACTTCCCTTGTCTGAAGGCCGAAAAACCTAGTCGACCGGAATGGCTTTTCCGTTCCGAACGGCCTGATCCAAAACCGACCTGAGCCTGCGCGATGCGGCCTCGGACTCCCTACCCTGCTGCTCGCCGATTCTGCCCATCTCCTCGCCGAGTCGCCCCATGCGCTCGCCGATTTCGCCTTGCTTTTCGCCGAGTTCACCCTGGCGTTCGCCGATGCGGCCTTGAATTTCGCCTATGCAGCCCTGAATGTCCCCGATCCGCTCCTGGAGTTCGGCGAGTTTCTCTTCGGAGAACTCCTTGCTCATGTCTTCGGTGAGCTTCTTGAACTTATCGCTTTGCAATTCAGCGAGCTGAGAATGCAACTTTGACATTTCGGCTTCAAATTCAGGGCCGGGGACTTTGATCTTGGCAAGTTCGGGAGCAAGCTCGGCCATCTCTCTGTTGAGCTTTTCCTGCTCTTCTGGTGGGAATGCCTTGGCCGCAGCTTCTGCGATCTTATCGACTTGGATTTTGGCAAGCTTGCCCTGCAAATTGGCCATTTGAGATTCGATTTCGGCGTTTTGCCTACTGGCGCGATCGATCTCAGGCTGCATCCTGGCCATTTCTTCATTGAGTCTGGCCTGGAGTCGGTCGAGCTCTGCTTTTCGACCTTCCAGACCGGGACTGGTCCTCAGCATGTTTTGCGCCTGGGCGAGGATGGCCGGATCGGTAATCACGTATGACTTGCCGTCGCGTTCAAACCAGAGAAAGTTGCTGTGATATTTGCGCTTCGCCTCCTCCAGCGCCCTTCCTGCATGACCGGACATCGTGACCTGGCCGTTTCCTCGAATGATGGCAAAGGAATTGTCGTCATCATCAGAAAAGGCAAACGAGGAGTCGTCGGGCCGCTGCGGCGGCATGGGCGGTTCGGGAGCCATGTCCGTATTGACCTGAACGTTGACATGGGGCGCGGGTTCGGGAGCAGGCATCGGTGCGACGTCCGACGTCGGCGGAACGGGTGCAACCGAGACCCCTGTGGGTGAGGCTGGTGCTGTAGGTGGCGCGGGAGGAGCGGCTTGGTCCGAAGCTTGATTGGAATCGACAGAGGTGACCTGACCGGCTACCTCTCCGGAAGTCTGTCCCGTGATCTGACCTGCAGCCGTGCCGCTTACCTGGCCGCTGACTGGGGTCGCACTCTGGATTGATGCGGCTGTTTGGGCCTGCGCGGCCTCCACTGCGGGCACAATGCGGACACCTGCGATGGCGACGACAAGTGCGGCGGGTACGATGACTGCGGCGAGAACAGCATGGCGGCGTTCGCCCCAAAAAGCGAGACGGAAATTACGGGCGTTGAGGATCCGTTCGATGCGGCTAGACACATTACTGCTGCGAGCCATGGCGACTCCAGCGATGGGTACTGTGCGGGGTATGGCGGCGAATTCGAGAAGCACCTTGGCGTAGGACGCGGCGTTCGGAGCCTGTTCCAGACCGGCGCGGTCGCTCAATGCTTCGCCGAGTTCCGAGAGCTTGCGCTGCAACCACCAACCTAGCGGACTGAACCAGAAGATGGCGACGTGGATCGCCGCCAACAACTGGAGATAGAAGTCTCGCTGGCGGACATGCGACTGCTCGTGGGCGAGGACAATGCGCAGCTTGCCTGCGTCCCATTCCCGGTAGTCTGCAGGAAGAATGACGGTCGAGCCGATCGTCACCGGCGTTGTCAGCGACGGGTTGGAGCGGATGTTTCGCGCCTGAAGCTGGAGTGCTCCGGGATCGGCGAGCGAGCCGAATACGCGGTCGGTGACTGGCTGGGAACTTCGCCAGATTCGGTGAGCAATTGCCAGTCCGGCGACGATGCGAAGAAATAGAAGGCCGGCTACCGCCAGATAGAGGGACGCCAGAATCGGTAACAGGATCGGCAGGATCAGTACGATCAGTTTGCTCTGTGCCCACTGGAACAGTCTGCCAGCCGAAGAGGTTTCCTGCTTGCGGAACGCCGTGGAGCGCTGCGGAGCGGGAGAAACCAGTAAGGACGCGGGGCCTGTTTCCGTTACGACCATCGGAACGGAAGAGTATTGCTCAACCGAGTGTAAAGAGATCGACTTCGCTTCGTCCGCATGGCTCGCGCGGCTGATGCGATGGCTGGGCGACGGTTTTGGAATCCTGACGACCGGGTCTGGATTGATGGAATCCGAATTGACAAATTGCAGGGAGTTTGAATCCACAACCTGTGGGGCTGCCTGAGTTACAGACTGCGGGCTTGCGGATCGCAAAGGGCGAATCGGAATGCGCAGCGCCTGAACTCCAATCCGGTCCAGCGCCAGCCACGACGTGTGCATCAGGAGCGGCATCGTTCCGGCGGCCAGCAAAACCATCACCCAGGCAATTTTTTGAGCGAGGACCGCATTCAGGCGCAGGGCACGGATACCGGCCCATACGGCTACTGCCATCAGAAACGAACGAAAGGCGGCTTCAAGTATCCAAAATCCAGCATGGGTGAGCATTACTTCTCTCCTTTGCCGTTAGCCTTTTGCGAATTGACGCCGGTCTGGCTCGCATCCTGCGCAGCAGCAATACGCTCTGCCAGACGCTTCAGTTCCCTGTGGTCGAGGACGGAGGAGTCCACCATGCCTACAAGCAATTGCTCGACCGAGCCATCGCAGAACCACTCCAGGATTCGCTTCACCGCCCGCCCTGCCACCATTGGCGCGGGCTCTGCGGGCGAGTACAGAAAGGTCCGGCTATCGAGAATGTGCGTAAGATAGCCCTTTTCTTCCAGCCGTCGCAGAACGGTGCGCACAGTCGAGTCCTTGAGCGTGCGGTCCTGCCTGTCCAGCTCTTCCCTCACCTGGTCCGCCGACAGCGTGCCATGCTGCCACATGAGCTGGAGTACGCTTCGCTCCAGTTCGCCCAGTTCGGCAGGGTCATGCCCGGTCAATTCGTTCACCGACAGCTCATGTCCTACCCGATCGTGACCGTCTGTAACGTTACTCATCATAATGCTACAGACGGTAACACATCAGGACGGTGAGCACGCAAGAGAAATTTTTAGGTTTTTTTGAATTTCTGCCGGGTACGACGAATTTCAGCGGAAACGCTAGAATCAAAACAGGAAGAACTTTTTCCGGAGGAACCCGGCTTGCCACTCTACGAATATCGCTGCACCTCGTGCGGCTACAGCTTTGAAAAAATCCAAAATTTCAGCGCCGAACCCGAGCGCGAATGCCCAAAATGCCAGGGAGTCCTGATCCGCCCGGTCACTGCCCCGGCCCTGCGGTTTGAAGGCGCTGGCTGGTATGTGAACGATTACGCCGGAAAAGGCGGCACAAAGGCCGGCGAAACGGCTACGGCGTCCGCCTCGGACGGGACAAAAGAATCGAACGGGACGAGCGGGAAGGAATCCAAGACCGAATCGAAGTCGAGTGGAGCAGACAGCTCTGCGCCTTCAACCGCAGCCCCCGCACCAGCCGCTACCAGCACAACTCCGAGCTCATCTTCAGGCACCTAGAGTCGTAAGCGGGACTATTTGGTATCCAGCAGGCTTAGCTGAACATCGTCGGTGCGTGGGAAACGCGCGGGCAATATCTCGTCGACATCAACCCATTGCGTGGGATAGCTGCCGGTGTAGCAAGCGGTGCAATATCCGGTGGACTGGCCGCTGGGCTCGGTGTGTTCGCAGCACTTGAGCAGGCCGTCGAGGGAGAGATAAGCCAGAGTGTCGGCTTCAATGTACTGACGGATCTCTTCGACAGATTTGTTCGCCGCAATCAGGTCGCGCTTGCTCGGAGTATCTACGCCATAAAAACAGGGCGAAATCGTCGGTGGACAACTGATGCGCAGATGCACTTCTTTCGCGCCCGCGCCGCGCACCATCCGCACGATCTTGCGGCTCGTCGTCCCGCGAATGATCGAGTCGTCGATGAGAATGACGCGCTTGCCTTCGAGCAGATTCCGCACCGGATTGAGCTTGAGCTTGACACCGAAATCGCGTACCTTCTGCTCCGGCTCGATGAAGGTGCGCCCTACGTAATGATTGCGGATCAGGCCGAAGCGGAATGGGAGCTTGGCTTCTTCCGCGTAGCCGAGGGCCGCCGTGACTCCGGAGTCCGGGACGGGCACGATGACGTCGGCTGGAACGTGGGATTCGCGGGCGAGTTGACGGCCCATTTGGTCGCGGCTCTCCTGCACCCACCGGCCATAGATGCGGCTGTCCGGGCGAGCAAAGTAGACATGCTCGAAGATGCAACTGGTTTGCGCGACGCCGTTGGAGAACTGACGCGAAGTCACTCCATCTTCCGTCACCATGACCAACTCGCCGGGAAGAACTTCGCGTTCGTACTCGGCGCGCAGCAGGTCGAAGGCGCAGGTTTCGGAGGCGAAAACAATCGTGTCCGGACCGTCAGAGTTGCGGATGCGCCCCATCGAGAGCGGCCGGAAGCCGCGTGGGTCGCGAGCGGCAAAGATGCGGTCGCGGGTCATCATGACAATGGAAAACGCGCCCTCGACCTGGCCCAGAGAATCTGCAATCGCATCGACCAGAGACGCTGCCTTCGAGTGCGCGATGAGCTGGACGATGATTTCCGAATCGGAAGTAGTCTGAAAATAGGCTCCGGCGCGCTCCAGCTTCTCCCGCAGGTTGCCGAGGTTCACCAGGTTGCCGTTATGGGCAATGGCGATAAGGCCTTTGGTGGAATCGACGCGAATAGGCTGGGCATTGAGCAGCGCCGAGTCGCCGGTGGTCGAATAACGCGTGTGACCGATGCTCAGGTCACCTGGGAGCTTGCGCAGCACGTCTTCGGTAAAAATCTCCGAAACCAGGCCCATGCCTTTGATGTTCGAAAGATGATGCCCGTTGGCCGTGGCGATGCCTGCGGATTCCTGTCCGCGATGCTGCAAAGCATAGAGGCCGAGATAGACCTGGCGGGCAGCTTCCGGATGGCCGTAGATGGCCATGACGCCGCATTCTTCGCGGAGCTTTGGGTCGTCTTCGGTGCTGCACACACGCCGAATTACCGCTTCGCGGCCTGGATTCTCTGAGGATTCAGCTTTGATTGCTTCGGAAAGATCGGCGACGCCTTCGACGCCCTGGTAGAGCAACCGGCTCATGCCGTCACCTCGTCGTGAAGAGCGGCTTCCAGAGCCGACATCCACGGCTGACGAAGTTCCGATAGTGAAGCGGAGATCACCATATCGCCATAGACCGAGATCTCAAGCCGGTCACCACCTGTTGTCCCAATACGAGCAGTCATGAAGTTGTACTCCGAGGCCAAAGCCTCAATCTCAGAAACCCGGTTCGGTCGCGTCGAAATCACGACCGTGGAGGCCGGCTCTGCAAAAACTCCGAAGAGCGGGTTGGCCATCTGCGACCGCTCCTGCTCGACCGAGGCACCGATGCCATGAGCAAATGATGCCTCAGCCAATGCCACAGCAAGTCCGCCATCTGTTAGATCGCGCACCGACGAAACCAGCTTCTTGTGGGCCAACACTCCCAGAAGTTCTTGAAGTTTCGCTTCGGCGGCAAGATCGAGCGACGGCGGACAGCCCCACACACTGCCCTGCACCACCTTCGCATATTCAGAGGAACCGAAAACAATCAGGTTCCTGCTCATTTCCGCCTCTGTTCCCTCAGCGGTTTCGCGAGCCCTGGGCAGCGGCTCCATCGCCGGAAATGGATACTGACTGATCGGCAGCGGCTCAAAGGGAACCTGAAGATTGGGCTCAGGCTCTTCGCCGCGCGGGACAGGCCACAACAGCAGAATTGCGTCCCCGGCTTTCTGGAAATCCGCCGGAACAGCCTTGGTCACATCCTCCAGAATGCCAACGATTCCCAGGACAGGCGTGGGATAGATTCCTTCGCCGCGTGTTTCGTTGTAGAGCGAGACATTGCCGCCGGTAATCGGAGTTCCAAGCGCAGTGCAGGCCTCACCAATGCCGTCGATGGCTGCGGAAAGCTGGGCCATGATTTCGGGCTTTTCCGGGTTGCCGAAGTTAAGGCAATTCGTAGCCGCTACCGGCGTTGCGCCGGTGCAGGCGACCTTGCGCGCAGCTTCGGCTACGGCATGCATCGCGCCCAGTTTCGGATCGAGGTAACACCAGCGGCCGTTGCCGTCGAGCGCCATGGCGAGGCCGCGCTCATGGCCGGGCGTCCCTGTTCCCTTGATGCGCATCACGCCGCCTTCGCCGCCCGGGCCCTGCACCGTATTGGTCTGGACCATGGTGTCGTACTGCTCGTGCACCCAGCGCTTCGAGCAGATATTGGCGCTGGCGAGCAGCTTTTTCAAATCGGCCGTGTAATCGCGCGGCTCATTCAATGCAGCAACCACCGCTTCCGGAGGGTCGAGCGGCAGTGGCGACTTCCAGGTACCGACAGGGCGATTGTAGAGCGGGGCGTCGTCCGTCAGTGACTCGTTGGGAATGTCCGCGACGAGCACACCGTGATGGCGAATGCGCAGGCGCGGCTCCGGCTTGACAGTGCCGACGATGACCGCGTCCAGACCCCATTTGGCAAAGACGCTGAGAACTTCGTGCTCGCGGCCGGATTCGGCGACGAGCAGCATACGCTCCTGGCTCTCGGAGAGCATGATCTCGTACGAATTCATGCCCGTTTCGCGCTGCGGAACATTGTCGAGTTCGACGTCGAGACCGACGCCGCCGCGCGCGCCCATCTCGCAGGTGGAGCAGGTCAATCCTGCTGCGCCCATGTCCTGAATGCCGACAATCGCGCCCGTCTGCATGGCTTCGAGGCAGGCTTCGAGGAGCAGCTTTTCCATGAACGGATCGCCGACCTGCACATTGGGCCGCTTCTGCTCCGTACCCTCATGAAACTCTTCGGAAGCCATGGTCGCGCCGTGAATTCCGTCGCGGCCAGTCTTCGCGCCCACGTAGATCACCGGATTGCCCACGCCGCTGGCCTTGCCGTAGAAGATCTCGTCGATCTTGACGAGGCCGAGCGCGAAGGCGTTCACCAGCGGATTGCCGCTATAACAGGACTCAAACTTCGTTTCGCCGCCGAGATTGGGCACGCCGAAGCAGTTGCCGTAGCTGGCCACGCCGCTGACCACGCCATCGACAATCGAGTGATTCCTGCGAACAAGCTCCGGCGATTCAGATCCCGCTTCAATCGGCCCAAAACGCAGCGAATCCATAACCGCCAGCGGACGTGCACCCATGGTGAAGATGTCGCGGAGAATGCCGCCGACGCCAGTCGCGGCGCCCTGGTGCGGCTCGATGTAGCTGGGATGATTGTGGCTCTCGATCTTGAAAGCGCAGGCCCAGCCGTCGCCTACGTCAATAATGCCGGCGTTTTCGCCCGGTCCCTGGACGACGCGATCGCTCTTGGTAGGCAGCCGCTTCAGATGCACTTTGGAGGATTTGTAAGAGCAGTGCTCGCTCCACATCACCGAATAAATGCCCAATTCGGTAAGCGAAGGCACCCGGCCAAGCGCAGCCAGAATGCGGGCATATTCGTCAGGAGTGATACTGTGCTGGGCCAGCAGCTCCGGAGTAATCACTGCCGGTGCGGGAGCTTCCGCCTCGCCAAAATTCTGGCTCGAGACCTGACCAGGGAAAGGGGATGATGTCATCTCGGTCACATTCCATTGTCGCACGGCTGTAATGGAGAAAACATCTGCCAACCTCAGCCCAAACGAACCGGGAACGGATGACGCCGCGCGCGCACCTATGCGATACTGTCCGCTGTAGCCCACCCCAAGCCGGGATGGCGGAACTGGCAGACGCAGCGGACTCAAAATCCGCCGAGACAACCTCTCGTGGGGGTTCGACCCCCCCTCCCGGCACCAACAAAATAAAAGGTTTAGAATACAGACATTGTCGTAATATTTTCCGACTGCTAACCTTGCACAGGTGTTACACACTTTCACGATTGTGAAGGGAGTGACCGATGCCGGAGCATCACACAATCCTCGGCGGAAAAGTCCACGTTTACAAACGGGACGATGACAGCCGGTACTGGCAATGTGCCAGCTACCTTGCCGGCAAAAACCGGCGGGAAACAACAAAAGAGGCGAGCCTCGCGAAGGCCAAGGACTTCGCAGAGGATTGGTATCTGGGCCTGCGCGGCAAAATCCGCGATGGCGAACTCATCACGGAAAAAACATTTCGTGATGCAGCCACCCAGTTTGAGCGTGAATACGAGATCATCACCGAAGGCCAGCGCAATCGAGTTTATGTGAACGATCACAAACGACGACTGCGCATCCATCTGGTCCCCTTTTTTGGCAATATGGGGCTCTCAAAAATAAACCCCGGTCAGGTTCAGGAGTACCGTATTCACCGCCTTGAAGAGGCGATGAAGGTGCATGGCAAGCCCCCGGCCCGGAATACCATGCACCAGGAGATCGTGACGCTGCGCCAGACACTCAAGACGGCAGTACGTCACCAATGGCTCCAATATCTTCCCGACTTGTCGGAGCCCTATCGGGCTTCGGGGAAAATCTCGCACCGCGCCTGGTTTTCCCCGGAGGAGTACAAGAAACTCTACGAAGCAACCAGAAAACGAATGCAGCACCCAAAGAATCCACGCTACAAATGGGAATCCGAACAACTCCATGATTACGTGCTTTTCATGGCCAATACCGGCCTGCGGCCGGATGAAGCCGCCCGCCTCCAGTTCCGGGATGTGACCATCGTCGAGGACGATGCCACAAACGAGACCATTCTTGAGATCGAAGTGCGCGGAAAACGAGGTGTCGGCTACTGCAAGAGCACGACCGGCGCAGTCAGGCCCTTCGAGCGACTGAGGGACAGAAACAGTGCCCGAAAGGCTCAACAGAAGCAGAAGGCGCAGCCGACCGACCTGATCTTCCCCAAGACGCACCGGGAGCTTTTCAACACAATCCTGAAAGAGGAGAATCTCAAGACGGACCGCGAAGGTCAGGCGCGCACGGCGTACAGCCTGCGGCACACATACATCTGTCTGCGCCTCATGGAAGGCGCGGACATTTATCAGATCGCGAAGAACTGCCGCACCAGCGTCGAAATGATCGAAAAGTATTACGCCTCCCACATCAAGACCAGCCTTGATGCAGCAGCCATCAACATCCGAAAGAAAAAGCCGTTGAAGAAAGCAGGGAGCGAATCCCGTCAGGAAGCATAAGGCTCCCCTGTTGGGATGAAGAGGATATGAGCGAAGAACTTCTTTTCAATACATACGACATATATGGGGTCGTTCAGGGTCGCACCGAATCGATAAAGAAACGCGTGAATTCAATCCCACCCAACACGCTTCTGGGTGCGAGCGAACATGATCTCATCCAGGTGCTCGTGGAAGAATTTCGATTGAACGTGCCCGTGATCAAAGAGGATGAAATCCATGTCGCAGATTCGGGCGAAGTCTCGGTCGACGTTAGCGGCGATTCCATGCGAATGATCTACGACCGGTCGGAGCCTTTTTATGTGCCCGGCAATAAGACTGTCATCGCCGTGCCTTTTGAAGGTCAAGTGGAATTTTTCAGAGTACAGCCAAGGAGCTTCAGCCTCAGCCCTCCACGGGCGGAGATCGACAAAGGTGAGCTACTGCTCACATATGTCAGAACGAATCCCAACGCCGAAGAGATAAAGAGGAGCTACCAGGGGACGATCAATTCCATCAAGGAGTACCTTCGCTCGCTCTCGGAATCGGTGGCACAGTTCAATGACCAGCTGCAAAGCTTGATTACGGCTCAACTGAAGGCAAGGAAGGAAAGGCTCCTCGCCGATGCGGGCATGACGGCGGCACTTGGACTGCCGATGAAGAAGCGCGAAGGCGCACCAGCCACATACTCCGTCCCGGTCACCCGGCGCGTACCGAAAATCGAGCAGATCAAGGTAGCGGGGGCATTTAAGCCCGAGCCAGCTCTCTCCGCGCAGGATTATCAGGAAATCCTGCGAATCATGAAGAACATGGTGCATGTGATGGAGCTAAGTCCTCATGCATTTTCCGCGATGGGAGAGGAGGATTTGCGCTCCCACTTCCTCGTTCAACTCAATGGCGCGTTTCAAGGCCAGGCAACTGGAGAGACTTTCAATTTTCAGGGAAAAACAGACATTCTCATCCGGGTTGACGGGAAGAATATCTTTATCGCCGAGTGCAAATTCTGGAAGGGCGAAAAGTCTCTCATCGACACAATCGACCAGCTGCTTTCCTACCTCAGCTGGAGAGACACGAAGGCCGCCGTAATAGTGTTCAACAGGAATGCCGATTTCAGTGCAGTCCTGGCGAAGATTGCGGAGACTGCGCCAAAGCATTCAGGCTTTAAACGTGATCTTGGCAAGGAAGATGAGAGCACGTTTCGCTACGTTTTTGTCCAACCCAACGACTCGAACCGTGAGATCGCGCTTACCGTGATGGCGTTCGATATTCCGACGGCGTCTGTCAGCTAGTCCTTCAGTTATCTTGCTCCCCAAGGACGGACCTGATGGTGTCGCTCATATAAACAAGAGATAGTCGCAAGA
This portion of the Acidicapsa acidisoli genome encodes:
- a CDS encoding GNAT family N-acetyltransferase encodes the protein MSEELLFNTYDIYGVVQGRTESIKKRVNSIPPNTLLGASEHDLIQVLVEEFRLNVPVIKEDEIHVADSGEVSVDVSGDSMRMIYDRSEPFYVPGNKTVIAVPFEGQVEFFRVQPRSFSLSPPRAEIDKGELLLTYVRTNPNAEEIKRSYQGTINSIKEYLRSLSESVAQFNDQLQSLITAQLKARKERLLADAGMTAALGLPMKKREGAPATYSVPVTRRVPKIEQIKVAGAFKPEPALSAQDYQEILRIMKNMVHVMELSPHAFSAMGEEDLRSHFLVQLNGAFQGQATGETFNFQGKTDILIRVDGKNIFIAECKFWKGEKSLIDTIDQLLSYLSWRDTKAAVIVFNRNADFSAVLAKIAETAPKHSGFKRDLGKEDESTFRYVFVQPNDSNREIALTVMAFDIPTASVS